The DNA window CTTATTAGAGAAGGTAAACTCGATTTTAATGTTTTTTTGTCTCCTCTTATTAAATCATTAGCATTGTTTAATTTGAATGTTGAGCAAAACTTAAAAAATGACTTATTGTTGGGTGGCAAAAAAATTACCGGTACTGCGGCACATGTATATAAAAATAAAACCCTTCATCATGGCACATTGCTTTTTGATGCCGATCAACATTTACTTCATCTGGCTTTGAGTGGTAATAAATCTTTGTTTGAGGATAATAGTGTAAAATCAAAACCTTCGCCTACAACGAATATTAAACAATATTTGAATGATTTAAAAAATGCAGAAGCCTTTACAAAAGAAATATATGAACAGTTAAAAAATAGTTATAAAATAAAGCATGATTATTCATTGTTAAAAAACGATATTAAAAATATAAACGATTGGATAAAATATCGCTTTAAAACATGGGATTGGAATTATGGTTATTCGCCTGCGTTTGAATTTGTAAATACAATTTTTGAAAAAGAATCCGAAATTAAGCTAAAGTTTTTTGTTAAAAGTGGTATGATAGAAAAGGCATCCATTAGTATTAATAATGAAATTATTTTATTAG is part of the Bacteroidales bacterium genome and encodes:
- a CDS encoding lipoate--protein ligase, with amino-acid sequence MIAILSPSYDPYFNVALEYYLLHFFDDEVLLLYRNETSVIVGKHQNAFAEANQNFLRQHQIPLIRRISGGGTVYHDLGNINITLIREGKLDFNVFLSPLIKSLALFNLNVEQNLKNDLLLGGKKITGTAAHVYKNKTLHHGTLLFDADQHLLHLALSGNKSLFEDNSVKSKPSPTTNIKQYLNDLKNAEAFTKEIYEQLKNSYKIKHDYSLLKNDIKNINDWIKYRFKTWDWNYGYSPAFEFVNTIFEKESEIKLKFFVKSGMIEKASISINNEIILLEFLHHSQFIQDNIIDKLLSWSKKNCPTLTLDSFEKLLDF